A window from Pseudomonas frederiksbergensis encodes these proteins:
- the def gene encoding peptide deformylase, whose translation MAILDILEFPDSRLRTIAKPVAVVDDEVRQLVDDMFETMYEAPGIGLAATQVNVHKRIVVMDLSEDRSEPRVFINPEFETLTDEMEQYQEGCLSVPGFYENVDRPQKVRIKALDRDGQPYELIAEGLLAVCIQHECDHLNGKLFVDYLSNLKRDRIKKKLEKLHRQNA comes from the coding sequence ATGGCCATTTTAGACATCCTCGAATTCCCCGATTCGCGCCTGCGCACTATCGCCAAACCAGTGGCCGTAGTGGACGACGAAGTGCGTCAGTTGGTCGATGACATGTTTGAAACAATGTATGAAGCGCCAGGCATCGGCCTCGCCGCGACCCAGGTCAACGTGCACAAACGTATCGTCGTGATGGACCTCTCCGAAGACCGCAGCGAACCACGGGTGTTCATCAACCCCGAGTTCGAAACCCTGACCGACGAGATGGAGCAATACCAGGAAGGCTGCCTCTCGGTGCCGGGTTTCTACGAAAACGTCGATCGCCCACAGAAGGTCAGGATCAAGGCCCTGGACCGCGACGGCCAGCCTTACGAACTGATCGCCGAAGGCCTGCTCGCCGTGTGCATCCAGCATGAATGCGACCACCTGAATGGCAAATTGTTCGTCGACTACCTGTCCAATCTCAAACGCGACCGAATCAAGAAGAAACTGGAAAAGCTCCATCGCCAGAACGCTTGA
- the trkA gene encoding Trk system potassium transporter TrkA translates to MKIIILGAGQVGGSLAEHLASEANDITVVDTDGERLRDLGDRLDIRTVQGRGSLPTVLRQAGADDADMLVAVTNSDETNMVACQVAHTLFHTPTKIARVREAAYLTRSELFDNEAIPVDVLISPEQVVTNYIKRLIQHPGALQVIDFAEGKAQLVAVKAYYGGPLVGQQLRQLREHMPNVETRVAAIFRRDRPILPQGDTVIEADDEVFFIAAKANIRAVMSEMRRLDESYKRIVIAGGGQIGERLAEAIESRYQVKIIEMNPARCRHLSDTLDSTVVLQGSASDRDLLIEENIADADIFLALTNDDEANIMSSLLAKRLGAKKVMTIINNPAYVDLIQGGDIDIAISPQLATIGTLLAHVRRGDIVSVHSLRRGAAEAIEAIAHGDEKSSKVIGKAIENIGLPPGTTIGAIIRDEEVIIAHDNTVIEAGDHVILFLVDKKHIRDVEKLFHVGLSFF, encoded by the coding sequence ATGAAAATCATCATCCTCGGCGCAGGGCAGGTCGGCGGTTCGCTGGCAGAACACTTGGCCAGCGAGGCCAATGACATCACTGTGGTCGACACCGACGGCGAACGCCTGCGCGACCTCGGCGATCGGCTGGACATCCGCACAGTGCAGGGCCGCGGCTCGTTGCCGACGGTGCTGCGTCAAGCCGGCGCGGACGACGCCGACATGCTGGTGGCGGTAACCAACAGCGACGAAACCAATATGGTGGCCTGCCAGGTTGCCCACACCCTGTTCCACACCCCGACCAAAATCGCCCGGGTTCGTGAAGCGGCGTACCTGACTCGTTCCGAGCTGTTCGACAACGAAGCCATTCCGGTGGACGTGCTGATCAGCCCGGAGCAAGTGGTCACCAATTACATCAAGCGCCTGATCCAGCATCCGGGCGCCTTGCAGGTAATCGACTTCGCCGAAGGCAAAGCCCAATTGGTGGCGGTCAAGGCGTATTACGGCGGCCCGCTGGTGGGTCAGCAACTGCGTCAGTTGCGTGAGCACATGCCGAATGTCGAAACCCGTGTGGCGGCGATTTTCCGGCGTGATCGGCCGATCCTGCCGCAAGGCGATACGGTGATCGAGGCCGACGATGAAGTCTTTTTCATCGCCGCCAAGGCGAATATTCGCGCCGTGATGAGCGAAATGCGCCGGCTCGACGAGAGCTACAAGCGCATCGTCATCGCTGGCGGCGGGCAGATCGGTGAACGTCTGGCCGAGGCCATCGAAAGCCGTTACCAAGTGAAGATCATCGAGATGAACCCGGCGCGCTGCCGTCATCTCTCGGACACCCTCGACAGCACCGTGGTGTTGCAGGGCAGTGCCTCCGACCGCGACTTGCTGATCGAGGAGAACATTGCCGACGCCGATATCTTCCTGGCCCTGACCAACGACGACGAAGCCAACATCATGTCTTCGCTACTGGCCAAGCGCCTGGGTGCGAAGAAGGTGATGACCATCATCAACAACCCGGCCTACGTCGACCTGATCCAGGGTGGCGACATCGACATCGCCATCAGCCCGCAATTGGCGACCATCGGCACCTTGCTGGCCCACGTGCGTCGCGGCGATATCGTCAGCGTGCACTCATTGCGCCGCGGCGCGGCGGAAGCCATCGAGGCGATTGCCCACGGTGATGAGAAGTCGAGCAAGGTGATCGGCAAGGCCATCGAGAACATCGGCCTGCCGCCGGGCACCACCATCGGCGCAATTATCCGCGACGAAGAAGTGATCATTGCCCACGACAACACGGTGATCGAAGCCGGCGACCACGTGATTCTGTTCCTTGTGGATAAAAAGCATATTCGGGATGTGGAAAAGCTGTTCCATGTGGGGTTGAGCTTCTTCTAA
- the fmt gene encoding methionyl-tRNA formyltransferase, which produces MTEPLRIVFAGTPEFAAEHLKALLDSPYEIVAVYTQPDRPAGRGQKLMPSPVKQLALENNIPVLQPPTLRNEDAQAELAALKPDLLVVVAYGLILPQVVLDIPRLGCINSHASLLPRWRGAAPIQRAVEAGDSESGVTVMRMELGLDTGPMLLKVTTPITAVDTGGSLHDRLAEMGPPAVIQAIAGLAAGTLEGEVQDDSLATYAHKLNKDEARIDWSRPAVELERLVRAFNPWPICHSTLNGEALKVLAASLAEGQGAPGEVLGASKDGLIVACGEQALCLTRLQLPGGKALNFSDLFNSRREKFAVGTVLGQAADAQ; this is translated from the coding sequence ATGACTGAGCCACTGCGCATCGTCTTTGCCGGCACCCCGGAATTCGCCGCCGAACACCTCAAGGCCCTGCTCGACAGCCCTTACGAGATCGTCGCGGTCTACACCCAACCGGACCGTCCGGCGGGTCGCGGGCAAAAGTTGATGCCAAGTCCGGTCAAGCAGTTGGCTCTGGAAAACAACATCCCGGTGCTGCAACCGCCAACCCTGCGCAACGAAGACGCTCAGGCTGAATTGGCCGCGCTCAAGCCGGACTTGCTGGTCGTGGTTGCCTACGGCCTGATCCTGCCGCAAGTGGTGCTGGATATTCCGCGTTTGGGCTGCATCAACAGCCACGCCTCGCTGCTGCCACGCTGGCGCGGTGCGGCGCCGATCCAGCGCGCCGTTGAAGCGGGCGACAGCGAAAGCGGTGTGACCGTGATGCGCATGGAACTGGGCCTCGACACCGGGCCGATGCTGCTCAAAGTCACCACGCCGATTACCGCGGTAGATACTGGCGGCAGCCTCCACGACCGTCTGGCGGAAATGGGTCCGCCAGCGGTAATTCAGGCGATCGCCGGCCTCGCCGCGGGTACTTTGGAAGGCGAAGTCCAGGACGACAGCCTCGCCACTTATGCGCACAAATTGAACAAAGACGAAGCGCGCATCGACTGGAGCCGTCCGGCGGTTGAGCTGGAACGCCTGGTTCGCGCTTTCAACCCATGGCCGATCTGCCACAGCACGCTGAACGGCGAAGCCCTGAAGGTTCTGGCCGCCAGCCTCGCCGAAGGGCAGGGCGCTCCCGGTGAAGTCCTCGGCGCCAGCAAGGACGGCTTGATCGTCGCCTGCGGTGAACAAGCCCTGTGTCTGACTCGTCTGCAATTGCCCGGCGGCAAGGCGCTGAACTTCAGCGACTTGTTCAACAGCCGTCGTGAGAAATTCGCCGTCGGCACCGTCCTCGGTCAAGCGGCGGACGCTCAATGA
- a CDS encoding L-threonylcarbamoyladenylate synthase: MVNSWRVQQAARAIRAGAVIAYPTEAVWGLGCDPWDEEAVYRLLAIKGRSVEKGLILVADNIRQFDFLFEDFPELWMDRMASTWPGPNTWLVPHQNMLPQWITGVHETVALRVSDHPQVRDLCALVGPLVSTSANPQGRPAARTRIRVEQYFRGQVDLVLGGNLGGRKNPSVIRDLATGHVVRPD, encoded by the coding sequence ATGGTCAACAGTTGGCGTGTGCAACAAGCCGCACGAGCCATTCGCGCAGGCGCGGTGATTGCCTACCCAACCGAAGCGGTCTGGGGTCTGGGTTGCGACCCGTGGGACGAAGAGGCGGTCTATCGCCTGCTGGCGATCAAGGGGCGGTCGGTGGAAAAAGGGTTGATTCTGGTGGCCGACAACATTCGCCAGTTCGACTTCCTCTTCGAAGACTTTCCTGAATTGTGGATGGACCGCATGGCCAGCACCTGGCCAGGGCCGAACACCTGGCTGGTGCCGCATCAGAATATGTTGCCGCAGTGGATTACCGGCGTGCATGAAACGGTGGCATTGCGGGTCAGCGATCATCCGCAGGTGCGGGATTTGTGTGCGTTGGTCGGGCCGCTGGTGTCGACCTCGGCCAACCCTCAGGGCCGGCCGGCGGCGCGTACACGGATTCGCGTGGAGCAATATTTCCGGGGACAGGTTGATTTGGTGCTGGGCGGAAACCTCGGTGGCCGCAAGAACCCGAGCGTGATCCGCGATCTGGCGACTGGTCACGTTGTGCGCCCGGATTAG
- the dprA gene encoding DNA-processing protein DprA: MSLSAFAPVSPAELEARLRLHRLPELGPVRFKKLLEAFGSASKAISAPASAWRSLGLPLACAEARRSSEIRDGASHALAWLERQGQHLLMWDQPDYPALLAEISDAPPLLFVAGDPGILEKPQLAMVGSRRASRPGMDTAAAFSRSLAGAGFVITSGLALGIDAAAHQAALDVGGRTVGVLGTGLEKFYPQRNRRLADAMIASGSAVLSEFPLDAGPTASNFPRRNRIISGLSLGVLVVEASVASGSLITARLAAEQGREVYAIPGSIHHPGAKGCHQLIRDGAVLVETIEHILEALRGWQHLPLSTATPAVTHPLLMLLHAAPHTSEALSVTSGWALPKVLAALTELEMDGRAVCESGRWFARVS, encoded by the coding sequence ATGTCGCTGTCTGCTTTTGCACCGGTTTCCCCTGCGGAACTGGAAGCTCGTTTACGTTTGCATCGCCTGCCGGAACTCGGTCCTGTGCGTTTCAAGAAATTGCTTGAGGCCTTCGGCTCGGCGTCCAAGGCTATCAGCGCGCCGGCCAGTGCCTGGCGTTCGCTGGGTTTGCCCCTCGCTTGCGCAGAGGCCAGGCGCTCCAGTGAAATCCGTGATGGCGCGAGCCATGCATTGGCCTGGTTAGAGCGCCAGGGCCAGCATTTATTGATGTGGGACCAACCTGACTACCCGGCACTGCTGGCGGAAATCAGTGATGCGCCGCCGCTGTTATTCGTGGCGGGCGATCCCGGCATTCTGGAAAAGCCGCAACTGGCGATGGTCGGCAGCCGTCGCGCTTCGCGGCCGGGCATGGACACCGCAGCGGCTTTTTCCCGCAGTCTGGCCGGTGCCGGTTTTGTCATTACCAGCGGCCTGGCGCTGGGCATTGATGCCGCCGCCCATCAAGCCGCTTTGGACGTGGGCGGTCGAACGGTCGGTGTACTTGGCACGGGACTTGAAAAGTTTTATCCACAGCGCAATCGACGGCTGGCAGACGCCATGATCGCCTCGGGCAGCGCAGTGCTTTCGGAGTTTCCGCTGGACGCCGGGCCGACCGCCAGTAACTTCCCCCGGCGCAATCGGATCATCAGCGGTTTATCCCTGGGCGTACTGGTGGTGGAGGCAAGTGTCGCCAGCGGTTCGTTGATCACCGCGAGGCTGGCGGCGGAACAAGGGCGCGAGGTGTATGCGATCCCAGGGTCGATTCATCACCCGGGCGCAAAGGGGTGTCATCAGCTGATTCGCGACGGCGCGGTGCTGGTGGAAACCATCGAGCATATCCTTGAAGCATTGCGCGGCTGGCAGCATTTGCCGTTATCCACAGCGACACCTGCGGTGACACATCCGTTGCTCATGCTGCTGCATGCCGCGCCTCACACCAGTGAAGCGTTGTCCGTCACCAGCGGCTGGGCCTTGCCGAAAGTGCTGGCAGCGTTGACCGAGCTGGAAATGGACGGCCGGGCAGTCTGCGAAAGCGGGCGTTGGTTTGCGCGGGTGAGCTAG
- a CDS encoding LysM peptidoglycan-binding domain-containing protein produces MRKSLLALLLLASAGFAHGQVQLREGFPQQYTVVSGDTLWDISGKYLREPWKWPELWQANPQIENPNLIYPGDSLSLVYVNGQPRLTLNRGASRGTIKLSPRIRSSPVADAIPSIPLQSINSFLLSNRIVDKVEDFDKAPYIVAGDAERVLSGTGDRIFARGHFDLAQPVYGIFRQGKVYTDPDTKEFLGINADDIGGGEIVATEGDVATLALQRTTQEVRLGDRLFSGEERSINSAFMPSAPKTEINGLIIDVPRGVTQIGALDVVTLNKGQRDGLVEGNVLVVMKTGETVRDRITGQPLKIPDERAGLLMVFRTYDKLSYGLVLNASRSLAVLDKVRNP; encoded by the coding sequence ATGAGGAAATCACTACTCGCCTTGCTCCTTCTGGCCTCGGCCGGTTTTGCGCACGGGCAAGTGCAACTCAGGGAAGGTTTTCCACAGCAATACACCGTGGTATCCGGTGACACACTCTGGGACATATCCGGGAAATACCTTCGTGAGCCGTGGAAATGGCCGGAGCTCTGGCAGGCCAATCCACAGATCGAAAACCCCAATCTCATCTACCCCGGCGACTCACTGTCGTTGGTCTATGTCAACGGGCAGCCGCGTCTGACCCTCAACCGCGGCGCTTCCCGGGGCACCATCAAGCTGTCGCCACGCATCCGCAGCAGCCCGGTTGCCGATGCGATCCCGAGCATTCCACTGCAATCGATCAACAGTTTTCTGCTGAGCAACCGCATCGTCGACAAGGTCGAGGATTTCGACAAGGCGCCTTACATCGTCGCCGGCGATGCCGAACGCGTGCTCAGTGGCACCGGTGACCGAATCTTCGCTCGCGGCCATTTCGACCTGGCTCAACCGGTTTACGGCATCTTCCGTCAGGGCAAGGTCTACACCGATCCTGACACTAAGGAGTTTTTGGGGATCAATGCCGACGACATCGGCGGGGGCGAAATTGTGGCCACTGAAGGCGACGTTGCTACCCTGGCGCTGCAACGCACCACTCAGGAAGTTCGCCTCGGCGACCGCTTGTTCAGCGGTGAAGAGCGCTCCATCAACTCGGCCTTCATGCCCAGTGCGCCAAAAACCGAGATCAATGGGCTGATCATCGACGTGCCGCGCGGGGTTACCCAAATTGGCGCGCTGGATGTGGTCACGCTGAACAAGGGTCAGCGCGATGGCCTGGTCGAAGGCAACGTCTTGGTGGTGATGAAGACCGGCGAGACCGTGCGGGACCGGATCACCGGTCAACCACTGAAAATCCCGGATGAGCGCGCCGGTCTGCTGATGGTTTTCCGCACCTACGACAAGCTCAGCTACGGTCTGGTGCTCAATGCATCACGCTCCCTGGCGGTGCTGGACAAGGTGCGAAATCCTTAA
- a CDS encoding lysophospholipid acyltransferase, whose amino-acid sequence MDKLKGALLVGALRLFALLPWRAVQAVGSVIGWVMWKTPNRSRDVVRINLAKCFPDMDPAERERLVGQSLKDIGKSLTESACAWIWPAQRSIDLVREVEGLDVLKDALASGKGVVGITSHLGNWEVLNHFYCNQCKPIIFYRPPKLKAVDDLLRKQRVQLGNRVAASTKEGILSVIKEVRKGGAVGIPADPEPAESAGIFVPFFATQALTSKFVPNMLAGGKAVGVFLHALRLPDGSGYKVILEAAPEAMYSTDTETSCAAMSQVVERYVRAYPSQYMWSMKRFKKRPPGEERWY is encoded by the coding sequence GTGGATAAGTTGAAAGGCGCCTTGCTGGTAGGCGCTCTGCGTCTGTTTGCCTTGCTTCCGTGGCGGGCAGTACAAGCCGTGGGCTCGGTCATCGGCTGGGTCATGTGGAAAACCCCGAACCGTTCCCGCGATGTGGTGCGGATCAATCTCGCCAAGTGTTTCCCGGACATGGACCCGGCCGAGCGTGAGCGTCTGGTCGGCCAGAGCCTGAAAGACATCGGCAAATCCCTGACCGAAAGCGCCTGTGCCTGGATCTGGCCGGCCCAGCGCTCCATCGACCTGGTGCGTGAAGTCGAAGGGCTCGACGTATTGAAGGACGCACTCGCCTCCGGCAAAGGTGTCGTCGGCATCACCAGTCACCTGGGCAACTGGGAAGTGTTGAACCACTTCTATTGCAACCAGTGCAAACCGATCATTTTTTATCGTCCGCCAAAGCTGAAGGCTGTGGATGATTTGCTGCGCAAGCAGCGGGTGCAATTGGGCAACCGGGTGGCCGCTTCCACCAAGGAAGGCATCCTCAGCGTCATCAAGGAAGTGCGTAAAGGGGGGGCAGTGGGCATTCCCGCTGACCCGGAACCGGCCGAATCCGCCGGGATCTTCGTGCCGTTCTTCGCCACTCAGGCGCTGACCAGTAAATTCGTACCGAACATGCTGGCTGGCGGCAAAGCGGTCGGCGTGTTCTTGCATGCCCTGCGATTGCCGGACGGTTCGGGTTACAAAGTGATTCTCGAAGCCGCGCCAGAGGCCATGTACAGCACCGATACCGAAACGTCCTGCGCGGCCATGAGCCAGGTGGTCGAGCGCTATGTGCGGGCGTATCCGAGCCAGTACATGTGGAGCATGAAGCGCTTCAAGAAGCGGCCGCCGGGTGAAGAACGCTGGTACTGA
- a CDS encoding tetratricopeptide repeat protein gives MIESLEKMLAKGVDNSLLRFGLGKGYLDLGEYAKAAEHFQRCVEFDPKYSAAWKLLGKAHLGLKDFASARQAWEQGLDAARAHGDKQAEKEMTVFLKKLERQAH, from the coding sequence ATGATCGAATCCCTGGAAAAAATGCTCGCCAAGGGTGTGGATAACTCATTGCTGCGCTTCGGCCTGGGCAAGGGTTATCTGGATCTTGGGGAATACGCGAAGGCCGCCGAGCATTTCCAGCGCTGCGTCGAATTCGATCCGAAATATTCGGCAGCGTGGAAGCTATTGGGCAAGGCGCATCTGGGGCTGAAGGATTTCGCGTCCGCACGTCAGGCGTGGGAACAGGGCCTGGACGCTGCTCGCGCCCATGGCGACAAGCAGGCCGAAAAGGAAATGACCGTGTTTCTGAAGAAGCTTGAGCGTCAGGCGCACTGA
- the tag gene encoding DNA-3-methyladenine glycosylase I: MPRCFWCSEDPLYMAYHDQEWGTPLRDAQGLFELLLLEGFQAGLSWITVLRKRERYREVLFGFDVQRVAQMSDAEIDELMLDPGIIRNRLKLNAARRNAQAWLALEDPVAFLWSFVDGKPVINHFKDRSEVPAVTPTAVEMSKGLKKAGFTFVGPTICYALMQASGMVMDHTRDCDRYAALANGG, translated from the coding sequence ATGCCACGCTGCTTTTGGTGTTCTGAAGATCCGCTGTACATGGCTTATCACGATCAGGAGTGGGGCACGCCGCTACGCGATGCGCAGGGATTGTTCGAGTTGCTTTTGCTCGAAGGGTTCCAGGCCGGCCTTTCCTGGATCACCGTGTTGCGCAAACGTGAGCGATATCGCGAAGTGCTGTTCGGCTTCGACGTACAGCGCGTGGCGCAAATGAGCGACGCCGAAATCGATGAATTGATGCTCGATCCGGGCATCATTCGCAATCGCCTCAAACTCAATGCAGCCCGGCGCAATGCCCAGGCCTGGCTGGCGCTGGAGGACCCAGTTGCGTTTCTCTGGTCCTTCGTCGACGGCAAGCCTGTGATCAATCATTTCAAGGATCGCAGCGAAGTGCCGGCCGTGACGCCGACCGCCGTGGAGATGAGCAAAGGCCTGAAAAAGGCCGGCTTCACGTTCGTCGGTCCGACTATTTGTTACGCACTGATGCAGGCCTCGGGCATGGTCATGGACCACACCCGGGATTGCGATCGCTACGCGGCGCTGGCGAACGGCGGTTAG
- the glyQ gene encoding glycine--tRNA ligase subunit alpha — MSQPTPAVRTFQDLILALQQYWAEQGCVVLQPYDMEVGAGTFHTATFLRAIGPETWNAAYVQPSRRPTDGRYGENPNRLQHYYQFQVVLKPNPDNFQELYLGSLKHVGLDPLVHDIRFVEDNWESPTLGAWGLGWEVWLNGMEVTQFTYFQQAGGIECYPVTGEITYGLERLAMYLQGVDSVYDLVWADGPFGKVTYGDVFHQNEVEQSTYNFEHANVEKLFELFDFYESEAKRLIELDQPLPLPSYEMVLKASHTFNLLDARRAISVTARQQYILRVRTLARSVAQAYLLARAKLGFPMATPDLRDEVLAKLEAAQ; from the coding sequence GTGAGCCAGCCTACGCCAGCCGTGCGTACCTTCCAAGACTTGATCCTCGCCCTCCAGCAATACTGGGCCGAGCAAGGTTGCGTGGTACTTCAGCCCTACGATATGGAAGTAGGCGCCGGGACTTTCCACACTGCCACGTTTCTGCGCGCCATTGGCCCGGAAACCTGGAACGCCGCTTATGTGCAGCCCAGTCGTCGCCCGACTGACGGCCGCTACGGCGAAAACCCGAACCGTCTGCAGCACTACTACCAGTTCCAGGTCGTGCTGAAGCCGAACCCGGACAACTTCCAGGAACTGTACCTGGGCTCCCTCAAGCATGTCGGCCTGGACCCGCTGGTCCACGACATTCGCTTTGTTGAAGACAACTGGGAATCGCCAACACTGGGCGCCTGGGGCCTGGGCTGGGAAGTCTGGCTCAATGGCATGGAAGTGACGCAGTTCACTTACTTCCAGCAAGCGGGCGGCATCGAGTGCTACCCGGTGACCGGCGAGATCACTTATGGCCTCGAACGCCTGGCCATGTACCTGCAAGGCGTGGACTCGGTCTACGACCTGGTCTGGGCTGACGGCCCGTTCGGCAAGGTGACCTACGGCGACGTGTTCCACCAGAACGAAGTGGAGCAGTCGACCTACAACTTTGAACACGCCAACGTCGAGAAGCTGTTCGAACTGTTCGATTTCTACGAAAGTGAAGCCAAGCGCCTGATCGAACTCGACCAGCCGCTGCCATTGCCGAGCTACGAAATGGTGTTGAAGGCGTCCCATACCTTCAACCTGCTGGATGCGCGCCGGGCGATTTCGGTGACCGCGCGTCAGCAATACATTCTGCGTGTCCGCACCCTCGCGCGTTCCGTTGCGCAAGCCTATCTGCTGGCTCGCGCCAAGCTGGGCTTCCCGATGGCGACCCCGGACCTGCGTGACGAAGTGTTGGCTAAGCTGGAGGCTGCACAATGA
- a CDS encoding NADPH:quinone reductase codes for MAKRIQFRAHGGPDVLEHVDYQPAEPGPQQVRVTNKAIGLNFIDTYYRSGLYAPPALPSGVGSEGAGVVEAVGSEVTRFKVGDRVAYGSGPLGAYSDVHVLPEANLVHLPDAISFEQAAGVMLKGLTVQYLLRQTYEFKGGETILFHAAAGGVGSLACQWAKALGVKLIGTVSSPEKAALAKANGAWATIDYSHEDVAQRVLELTDGKKVPVVYDGVGKDTWLTSLDSAAPRGMVVSFGNASGAVDGVNLGILSAKGSLYVTRPTLATYANNAENLQRMADELFEMIISGKLNVDISQKYPLAEAAKAQTELSARRTTGSTVLLP; via the coding sequence ATGGCTAAGCGTATCCAGTTCCGCGCCCATGGCGGCCCCGACGTACTCGAGCATGTCGATTACCAACCCGCCGAGCCCGGCCCGCAGCAGGTTCGCGTGACCAACAAGGCCATCGGCCTGAATTTCATCGACACCTATTACCGCAGCGGTCTCTATGCACCCCCAGCCCTGCCATCGGGTGTGGGCTCGGAAGGTGCAGGCGTGGTCGAGGCGGTGGGCAGTGAAGTCACCCGGTTCAAAGTGGGAGATCGCGTGGCGTACGGCAGCGGTCCGTTGGGCGCCTACAGCGATGTTCATGTGTTGCCGGAAGCCAATCTGGTGCATCTGCCGGACGCGATCAGCTTCGAACAGGCCGCCGGGGTCATGCTCAAGGGCCTGACCGTGCAGTACCTGCTGCGTCAGACCTATGAATTCAAGGGTGGCGAAACCATTCTGTTTCACGCCGCGGCCGGTGGCGTCGGCTCCCTGGCTTGCCAATGGGCCAAGGCCTTGGGCGTGAAGTTGATCGGCACGGTCAGCTCACCGGAAAAAGCCGCACTGGCCAAGGCCAACGGCGCTTGGGCGACCATCGATTACAGCCACGAAGACGTCGCACAACGCGTACTGGAATTGACTGACGGGAAAAAAGTCCCGGTGGTGTACGACGGCGTGGGCAAGGACACTTGGCTGACTTCGCTTGATAGCGCGGCGCCTCGCGGCATGGTGGTGAGCTTCGGCAATGCGTCGGGTGCGGTAGACGGGGTGAACCTGGGCATTCTGTCGGCGAAGGGTTCGCTGTACGTGACCCGCCCGACCCTGGCGACTTACGCCAACAATGCCGAGAACCTGCAGCGTATGGCGGATGAGCTGTTCGAGATGATCATCAGCGGCAAGCTGAACGTGGACATCAGCCAGAAGTACCCATTGGCCGAAGCGGCGAAGGCGCAGACCGAGTTGTCGGCGCGACGTACGACTGGCTCGACTGTTTTGTTGCCTTAA
- the rsmB gene encoding 16S rRNA (cytosine(967)-C(5))-methyltransferase RsmB, whose protein sequence is MNPRLAAAKALAAVLNGKASLNSSLPTQMDKVEDRDRGFTQDLAFGTARWQPRLSALAAKLLQKPFKAADADVEALLLVGLYQLLYTRVPAHAAIGETVGCADKLKKPWAKALLNAVLRRAQRESEALLAELEHDPVVRTAHPRWLQKSLKAFWPEQWEAICAANNAHPPMILRVNRRHHSRDAYLGLLTDAGIAATPCVYSRDGIILDTASDVRSLPGFAEGWISVQDEAAQLAADLLDLAPGQRVLDACCAPGGKTCHILEAEPALAGVVAVDLEAKRLVRVRENLARLGLSAELIAADGRDTATWWDGKPFQRILLDAPCSATGVIRRHPDIKLTRQPDDIAALAVLQGELLDAMWITLEVGGVLLYATCSTLPTENTEVIEAFLARTPGARELDLATQAGIKQPHGRQLLAQDGGHDGFYYAKLIKIAAARG, encoded by the coding sequence ATGAATCCACGTCTGGCCGCCGCCAAGGCACTTGCTGCTGTTCTTAACGGAAAAGCCTCACTCAACAGTTCCCTGCCAACACAAATGGACAAGGTCGAAGATCGCGACCGCGGCTTCACCCAGGACCTGGCGTTCGGCACCGCGCGTTGGCAGCCGCGTTTGTCGGCGTTGGCGGCCAAGTTGCTACAAAAGCCGTTCAAGGCAGCCGACGCCGATGTCGAAGCGCTGTTGCTGGTCGGTCTGTACCAGTTGCTCTACACACGGGTTCCGGCGCATGCCGCCATCGGTGAAACCGTGGGTTGCGCCGACAAGCTGAAAAAGCCCTGGGCCAAGGCCTTGCTCAATGCCGTGCTACGCCGCGCCCAGCGTGAAAGCGAAGCGCTGCTGGCCGAGCTGGAACACGATCCGGTGGTGCGCACTGCCCACCCGCGCTGGCTGCAAAAATCACTCAAGGCGTTCTGGCCTGAACAGTGGGAAGCCATTTGCGCGGCGAACAACGCGCATCCGCCGATGATCCTGCGGGTCAACCGTCGGCATCACAGCCGCGATGCTTACCTCGGGTTGCTGACCGACGCCGGCATTGCCGCCACGCCGTGTGTTTACAGTCGGGACGGCATCATTCTCGACACCGCTTCCGACGTGCGCAGTTTGCCGGGGTTCGCCGAAGGCTGGATCAGCGTGCAGGACGAAGCCGCGCAACTGGCCGCCGATCTGCTCGACCTGGCACCGGGCCAGCGGGTACTGGACGCCTGCTGCGCACCGGGCGGCAAGACCTGCCACATTCTTGAAGCCGAGCCGGCACTCGCGGGCGTGGTGGCGGTGGACCTGGAAGCCAAGCGTCTGGTGCGAGTGCGGGAAAACCTCGCACGCCTGGGCCTGAGCGCCGAGCTGATCGCCGCCGACGGCCGCGATACCGCCACCTGGTGGGACGGCAAACCGTTCCAGCGCATTCTGCTGGACGCACCATGCTCGGCCACCGGTGTCATTCGTCGTCACCCGGACATCAAGCTGACTCGCCAACCAGACGACATCGCTGCTCTGGCGGTGCTTCAAGGCGAGCTGCTCGACGCCATGTGGATAACTCTGGAAGTAGGCGGTGTTCTGCTTTACGCCACCTGCTCGACGCTGCCGACCGAGAACACCGAAGTCATCGAGGCCTTCCTCGCTCGCACGCCGGGCGCCCGTGAACTGGACCTCGCGACTCAAGCCGGCATCAAGCAACCTCACGGTCGCCAATTGCTGGCACAGGACGGCGGCCATGACGGGTTCTACTACGCCAAGTTGATCAAGATCGCCGCCGCACGCGGTTAA